The following nucleotide sequence is from Melioribacteraceae bacterium.
GCACCTTTTATTGCTTAGCAGATTTTTCTAACTATGAAGAGAATTCTAATAAATTATCAAGTTTCCTCATTGATAAAGTTTTGGTATTAACTGTTCCCGGTGCGGAATTCGGTTTAGACGGACATCTTCGATTAAGTTATTGCGGAAGCATTAAAGAGATTACCGAAGGTATTGAAAGAATGAAATGGGCACTCGATCCTAATTCACCGAATGAACTTTATATTGGCGACAGAAAATTAGTGAGGGATTGGTCATGAGTAAATATCTAGAATTCAAAACTCCCGCACAAAAAGAGGCAATGACACTTGCTTCAGATTTTCGATTAAAGAATCAAGGATTGACATACCTCGATGCTGTGTATTGGAATTTACCCGATGAAGCTTTGTACGAAGAAATCATTTTCAGAAATGAAGGTAAAATTACAAAACAAGGTCCTATAATTGTAAACACAGGAAAACATTCCGCTCGTGCCGCAAATGATAAATTTGTGGTTAAAGAAGAATCAACAGAAAATAATATTTGGTGGGGTGAATATAACCGACCGATTACAAATGAAAAATTCAATACGATTTTGGCAAGAGTTCAAGCTTATTGCCAAGGTGAAGAACTTTTTGTTCAAGATTGTTATGCTGGTGCTGATCCTGAATACAGAATGCCGATAAGAATTATTACCGAAAAAGCTTGGCATAGTTTATTCGCAAGAAACATGTTTATAACAACCGATGATCAAGATGAATTAAGAAAGTTCACTCCGGAGTTTACCGTTATTTGTGTCCCCGGCTTCATACTTGACCCTCGAGTTGATGGAACAAGAACTGAAACCGGGATAATTCTAAACTTCGACCAAAGAACTGCAATTATTGCGAATACTCTTTATGGCGGAGAAATTAAAAAATCAATTTTTACCGTTCTTAATTTTCTTCTAACATTTGAAGATGTGTTACCTATGCACTGTTCGGCAAACATCGGAAATAACGATGATGTAGCATTGTTTTTCGGATTAAGCGGAACGGGTAAAACAACATTATCTGCCGATCCAAAAAGAAAACTTATCGGCGATGATGAACACGGATGGAGCAGCGAAGGCGTATTCAATTTCGAAGGTGGTTGTTACGCAAAAGTTATTCGTTTAAGTGAAGAACACGAACCGCAGATTTATGAAACAACTAGAAGATTCGGAACAATTTTAGAAAACGTTGTATTCGATCCGGTATCTCGCAGAATCGATTTGGATGATGATATACTTACGGAGAATACACGCGCTTCATATCCGGTTGAGTTTATACCGAATATTATTTCGGAAGGATATGTTCATGCACATCCGAAAAATATAATATTCTTAACTTGTGATGCATCGGGTGTACTTCCTCCGATTGCAAAACTAAATCCCGCACAAGCACAGTATCATTTTATAAGCGGTTACACATCAAAAATTGCCGGAACTGAAATCGGTTTAGGTATTGAACCGCAGATAACTTTCTCGGCATGTTTCGGTGCACCGTTTATGGTTCGTCATCCTTTTGATTACGCACAAATGCTGAAAGAAAGAATGCTGAAGCACAACGTAAATGTTTGGTTAGTAAATACCGGATGGGTTGGCGGTGCGTTTGGTGTCGGTAAACGAATTAGTATTCGCCACACTCGTAATTTACTTAACGCTGCATTGGACGGACAATTAGAAAAAGTGAAATTCAGAAAAGATAAGTTATTCGGTTTTGAAGTTCCTACAAGTTGTCCGGAAGTACCCGAAGATGTTTTAGATCCGTCAACTTCTTGGGGTAACGAAAAAGAGTACTGGAAAAAATATGATGCTCTTGCTGCAAGATTCATCGAGAACTTTAAGCTCTTTGAAGAAGGTGTGACCGATGAAGTTAAAAAAGCCGGACCGAAAAGAATGAAGTGATGTAGAATGTAAAATTGTTAATGTATAATTGAGAGCGATCATTTGGTCGCTCTTTTTTTAGCTAAACTTCTTCGGGTTTACCACTATTTTCTCATCGATTTAATATAACCAATGACTGAAAATTTTCAATACTATTCTTACCTTTATACGTAAAAATTCATTTCACTATTCATAAAAGAATATGAGCAACCTCAGAATCGGCACTTGCAGTTGGAAATATGATTCTTGGAAAGGATTAATTTATCCGAATGAACCAAAGATAAATTATCTACATGAATATTCTAATCATTACAGCACCGTTGAAATCGATCAATGGTTTTGGTCTTTGTTTGGAGAGAAAAAAATTAATTTACCGCAATTACATGATGTTGAGACTTATACAAAATCAGTTGACGAGGATTTTAGATTTTCAATTAAAGTACCGAACAGCATAACGCTTACACATTTTTATAATAGATCAAAATCTGATCCGCTTAAAGCAAATCCATATTTTTTATCGGAAGAATTGACTAACGAATTTCTCAAAACATTAGAGCCGATGAAAGATAAACTCGGTCCTCTCATGCTGCAGTTCGAATATTTGAACAAACACAAAATGAAAAGCCAGCACGACTTCCAACTTCAACTCGCAAATTTTTGTGATAAGATAATCAGAAATTATTTGTGGGGAATTGAAATACGTAATCCGAATTATCTCAATAAAACTTACTTTGAGTTTCTAAAAGAGTATGATTTAATTCCCGTTTTTCTGCAAGGCTATTACATGCCGCCTATTTTTGAACTAATTGAAAAGTTTATTGATCTTCTTCCCAAAACCGTCGTGATTCGTTTACATGGACCGGATAGAAAAGGAATCGAAGTAAAAAGCGGCGGTGAATGGAATAAAATTATCGAACCAAAAGATGTTGAGTTAGAAAAATTAGTTTATATAATTTCGTTACTTTTGTCAAAGCAAATAGATATTTATATAAACGTTAATAATCATTACGAAGGTTCTGCACCTTTAACAATTAAAAAAATTGAAAAGTTATTGAAAGAACAAGGAGTAAAAAGTTGAATTCAAAGAGAAGAGATTTCATAAAAACCACTGCATTGGCAAGCGGCGGTGCATTATTATTCGGCTGCTCAAATAACGAAGAACAAAAATCTGTTAACATTAACATGAATAAAACCTATTCATGGAAAATGGTTACAGCTTGGGCTCCGCACTTTCCATTATTAGGTGAAGGCGCTGATCAACTGGCAAAAGATATCGAAAGTATGTCGGGTGGTAGAATCAAAATTCAAGTTTATGGTGGTGGTGAACTGGTTCCACCGTTGGAAACTTTTGATGCAGTAAGTCAAGGTGTTGCTGAGATGGGACATTCTGCATCTTACTATTGGGCAGGTAAAGCTCCGGCAGCACAATTTTTTACAAGTCTTCCCTTTGGTATGAATACATCACAAATGAATGCTTGGTTATATAACGGTGGCGGGATTGA
It contains:
- the pckA gene encoding phosphoenolpyruvate carboxykinase (ATP) — encoded protein: MSKYLEFKTPAQKEAMTLASDFRLKNQGLTYLDAVYWNLPDEALYEEIIFRNEGKITKQGPIIVNTGKHSARAANDKFVVKEESTENNIWWGEYNRPITNEKFNTILARVQAYCQGEELFVQDCYAGADPEYRMPIRIITEKAWHSLFARNMFITTDDQDELRKFTPEFTVICVPGFILDPRVDGTRTETGIILNFDQRTAIIANTLYGGEIKKSIFTVLNFLLTFEDVLPMHCSANIGNNDDVALFFGLSGTGKTTLSADPKRKLIGDDEHGWSSEGVFNFEGGCYAKVIRLSEEHEPQIYETTRRFGTILENVVFDPVSRRIDLDDDILTENTRASYPVEFIPNIISEGYVHAHPKNIIFLTCDASGVLPPIAKLNPAQAQYHFISGYTSKIAGTEIGLGIEPQITFSACFGAPFMVRHPFDYAQMLKERMLKHNVNVWLVNTGWVGGAFGVGKRISIRHTRNLLNAALDGQLEKVKFRKDKLFGFEVPTSCPEVPEDVLDPSTSWGNEKEYWKKYDALAARFIENFKLFEEGVTDEVKKAGPKRMK
- a CDS encoding DUF72 domain-containing protein, translated to MSNLRIGTCSWKYDSWKGLIYPNEPKINYLHEYSNHYSTVEIDQWFWSLFGEKKINLPQLHDVETYTKSVDEDFRFSIKVPNSITLTHFYNRSKSDPLKANPYFLSEELTNEFLKTLEPMKDKLGPLMLQFEYLNKHKMKSQHDFQLQLANFCDKIIRNYLWGIEIRNPNYLNKTYFEFLKEYDLIPVFLQGYYMPPIFELIEKFIDLLPKTVVIRLHGPDRKGIEVKSGGEWNKIIEPKDVELEKLVYIISLLLSKQIDIYINVNNHYEGSAPLTIKKIEKLLKEQGVKS